The sequence atcatgaggctaacacgatgatacttttatgcccagggaagtcgagacaatttccaatccgaaaattgcctagaccagcaccgggtatcgaatccagccaccctcagcatggtcttgctttgtagccgcgcgtcttaccgcacggctaaggagggccccgcacCAGCTTTGGTTAGAATCAGGCTAGAATCGGTCCGAGTTCAGAAGCAACACACGATTGTTTGTTTTTTAAACAGTACACCTTCCTCCACACCCTTCCTCTTTTTTAATGGCGTATCATAATAAGACCAAATGAAATGAAAGGAAATAGTTAGACTTAAGATTGAAATTATACTTAATGATCTGTTACTTCTTTTTCCAACGGCCTTCGGTGATCGACAGTCAAGTCCACGCTCGATAATTAGgtcacgtttcatatagaagctCGCATTCATTTATGCTTCAATATTTCACATGGCTTTGCCCCGAATTCCAATGCCCGATTCTGCTTGTATCTTTCTCTCTGATGATTGCCTCTGGTGATTTGAGGCTAATTCATTTGGTTGTGGAAGTGAATGACGTCAAATAGGTTGGCCAGATACTGGAGGGACTCCTCTGAAACTCCTCTGCAAATCCTACCGAAAGGTGCATTCCATGCATTATTATACTACGGCAGCCACAACCATGAAAAATCCCAATACCTATACAAAGAACCCttatataattttcaaaaacatcCGATACATATCCATATAAAACACAATTTATTTTACATCTCTTCAATACTAAAGGTGTGATGAAAATATTCATTCATAGTGACTTCAGCGTGCAAGTACCAATAACCTTCCagtaatttcaattttatttttattttatttctcagattaaggccggagtggcttgTCCCGtaaataaaagtcttctccattcaactcggtccatggctgtacgTCACCAGCCAGGCGACGGCGGAGTCTGCGGaggatccgcaaatcgtcttccacctgatcgaaccACATCGCATCGCGACGCACATCGCCTtattgtgcctgtcggatcgttgaagagaaccattttcaccgggctattatctgacattctggctacgtgcccagcccatctcagccttccgattttcgcggggTGAACGATTAATGGTttttccaacagctgatgcaactcttgCTTCAGTTTTGTTGTAGTGTAGTTTTCCAGATACTCAGATACAAGCTAATACTAAAAATAAACCCTGCTAATTTGAATGTTGTACCGTTAAAATTACCGGATcactatacatttttttcaaaaacgattCTTACTTGCGAGTTTCACTTGGGAATTAAACATGAATTGACTTCTTTGTCTGGAACAATGACAGAGTATTTAAATGATTACAATTAATCAAGGTTTCAACTAGTTTGATTTCATTATAAATATTTGTCTACATGAGTTTTCTGTATTGGTAATAATCAGCGTATTATAAAAGTGAAATATGCCATTTTATTGAATAGCTCTAATTGATTTGTTCACAAACCTTGTTatactatttttcttttaaatataACTTTTCAGAAGGCGGAACTTTTTGTCTGATTGATGAGTTTTAAGGAAAAATCTTTAATGTTGATCACACTTATTGAATTTTCTTATTATGAATATGTGACATTGTAACGTCATTAACGGTTTAGTCCCTATTTGAGATTACTAATCATCAAGCACCAACTGAGTGTACGTAATGTTAGGTCCGATTTCTTTTTTCCATCTAATGAGCTTCATTATCATGTCTCGCATTCGTTTCAGTATTTCCTTATCCATAGTGTGGAAAGTATAAGAATATCGGAAAAATATCTGCTCATACATAGTGAAATCATTTTGCGTTGATATTTTCCTAAACAGTATGGATAAGTCCGATAAGGACAGATATGTTCTGGCGTCAATCCATTCGTTGTAGAGATAGTCCAAGGTATACTTGAGAGCTATCTTATTTTGACTAATGGAATACAAAATGTGATGGCTGTAAATACTGAAGATGGGATTTTTCAGCAATGcgagggttttttttattaaacttATTTCACGAGTGCACCCCAATGCTTTAACAATAATTTTCTGGAGATTTATGTCGTCTATGTTTAAAAACTTATGCTTTAGCAATCTCCATTCGTTTGTTCCACTGTACTTGATAACGGTACAAGTAGCCAAGAAGAGTTCATTTTCCGATAGATGAAATGGTGAAGTTGTACCATCTATGAACACTTCTCGAAAGGTAACCTTCTGATTTTCAATGCAAGCGGCAACACCAAGTCTGCAGGCCCAATCTATCAGCAAGGAGGTAATCAGTGAGTTACTTGCGTTGCCATTGATAATGTAATCTTCGTATTTATCTGCTATTAGgtaattcaggaattcctacaataGACTAAATGTTATTACCTATAATGATCATTAAACGGAGATTCTTACCTCAACGTGTATGAAGTTTGGATGATCTTCCAAGGCCTCATAGATGAATTTAAGACTGTCAAGAGCACTTTTCCAGGGTTGATACAGCTCGTTGTTTTTTCTTAAGAATGAAACAACGTTGAATGCAACTGAATAATCTAAAAGACCCAACCGAGCTAAATTCAACGCATCATCTACGATAGTTGCCAATGTACTGTAAGGCAAGGTTTTGAAATTTGCATTCAAAACATGGGCTAGTTTTATCCAATGAGATAGTTCGTAATTAACTCGGTAATATCCTGAAAACAACAAGGATTGCAGTTAATTCACAAAATAGATTTATAATATGTAAAATTGCTCACCTATGCCACTAGGGTTCACAATTACCCATGTATTGTTTGTTATAAGCTCACAACTAGTTTCAATTGTTAGCAGATTGTTGGAGTCGATCAGCCAGCGAACCTTTTCAAAAAACAGCTGTTGATTGGTGTCATTGATGAAAGTGATCGGTATTGTCCATATTTGTTCGCTGATATCTTCTTCAAAAGGAATCATTCGTTGCCGTAACTCGAAATGGCCACTGAAGTTGTTCCTCTGTATATCTATGATAGGATACTTTTCAAAGTTGGACCAACTATGAAGAAAACTGTTGAAAGTTCCATCGGTGTGCCTATTGTTGTTGTTCAGAATCTCGATGATATCTACAGAGTCATTATTCATCCGTTGTACGAAGTACTCCCGAAGAAACGCATTGAAGGTCTCTTCTCCCAGTGTGTAATTCATCATGCGCAATAGACTGAGCCCTTTATAGCGCACCAGCTCAAAGTGGATGTCTTCCTCCCACGGATTTGTGAGAACATTTAACGGAGACGTCTTGGAATTCACCTCCTCTTGCATAGCTCGCATTTTGCCCTCCAGTAGGAAATCATCCACATCGAGCGTATTGTTGTCTAACTGAAATTGTTTGCTGTATCTGATTATTTTCActaattgaattatttttaacaaataCCATATTCAGTGCAATCGATTCCATGTACAAAGGTATGGACTCATGAAGCCAATACACTTCTTTGTTTTTGTAATCAGCAAGATTGTGAATCCAAAGTTTCGCCAGCTCATTTGAAATAACACGAAGTAATGAATCGTCAGTGGTAGGGAAGTAGGATACATCTTTGATGAGACGCTTTTCACTGTAACAAACATTTGAACATTTAAACAATTAAGTATTTGCATTAGGACAACAAATGTTCTTGTTTTTTACCTGGATAGAATCATTCCTTCCTTTATTTCTCGTACCGTGCTGTCAGCGTTTGGAATTGTAACATATTTGATTGCTTGgtaagggaaattcattcgcataAATTGCTCATAGACTTTCATCACGGATGCAAATATGGAAACAATTTCCTTCAGATATAAATCATATCTGTTTCTTGTGTAAGCAATGAGATGGACCTTATCTGTCAACTCGTACCGTTCCGGTGTCATATCTGTTATAATAAATCCAATCTCTGAGGCTCTCACCATCCCGGTGGTATTGTAGGTGTCAACCACATAGGGCATATCTTTCCTATGGTCGAGTACGAATTAATGAAAAATGGTGTAGACAAATTTCATCGCTGTATCTTACATTGGTTCCTGAAGCTCTAAATTCAAGCTAGATGCAGTATTCATATGCCCCATTCGCGCTATGTTTATTTCAAAGGGTGATCTATAAACGTATATCAATAACTTCATTGTCAACCACGACCATTAACAACTTACCTGAAGTTGTGGTCATCCATGCAGGGGTATAGTTTTCTGGCATTATTTGGCTCCAAAATAGTTGCAGCAATGAAtctgaaatcatttttttagaatggTATTTGTTCGTGGAATGTTAAATTCTTCGAGACACTAACTTGTGGTTTGATTCTCCATCTTTGTAATGAGTAACATATAGGCCCTTATCGTTTGTCATATTACCGGTGAAATTGACTTTTACGATATAATAAATGTCCTTTTTCATTTCCGTGCCGAGATAGATAATCATCTTTTCGTTAGATTCATCAAATTCCAAGTCCAATATCTTGATAGTGACAAAATCATCAGGCGGAAACACTGGATGATGATAGTACTCTATGTTGGGTAATTCGGTCACTGTCTCGTTTGCGATACTTTCAAAGGGTTCCTCAGAGCTCAGCGTTTCATTCGGATCAGCAACTTGTCGCTTCATCCGGAATCGAGGTAACAAATCCTCTTCACTCAGGTCCCAATCCAGATCTTCATCGAAGTCTAAATTGGTAAGGCGAATACTCTTCATGACAGTTACATCTTCCATTTTAATCTTTAGGTTTTTCACGTTCAATTCTATACGCTTGTTATTGTGTCGTTTCGAGGTGACTGTTATCCAAACCACGCCACTGTATGTGAACGGATTCTCCGTTTCGTTGAAGATCGGATGAATAAACAAGCGATAATGTTTCGGAATAACATGTTTTGGTATTCTCGAACGTTTGTCAATCAGATAGGCGCGATGGTTGAGGAAGTCTTCTAACGTTATGTTTGGTTTATGCTATGGATATTGTGTTGATGAATTATTATTAGATGTGAAATACAAAATATACGTCCACGCCTAGATACCTCATATGCATATTTCGTGCTGAAGAAGATCGTAAACGACATGAAGAAGATAAAAACGAATATAAGAACTGCTATGCTGATTCCCCGACAAATCGATACAAAGCATCCTCCTTTTCTCGAATACTCAATGTTATTCTCCTCCGGAGTAGCGACAACAAAGTTTGAACGATAGTCCGAGTTTTCGCCATACCGATAAATTATTCTTCGATCCATTGAACTCGTTTTAAAATATGAACCAGTTCGAAATTCGCAATTAAGCGGAACAGAACCAACGAGATTAACCCGCACGCGCTCAAGTTTCGCGCATAACTGACCTCACGGATTCCGTTTTTCTGCAATGCTCGTTAGAATTGCTTTTTATCAATGGTATGAGGTGACTTCATTCGGGTGAACAACAACACTGCAATACATTCGCAAGATTGGTACATATTCAATGGATATTTTCCATTCAACTCAGTATTCGGCACAGCCAAAGCCAACAACACTAATTTGCGCACACGTTCCCATATAACTGAGGCCCGCTCTGCATACAACAAACGAGAAGGCGACGACGAATTATTCGAAACCAGACTGAAGTTGCTGAACCTAGAATCTTGTTTCCAGATATACCGTCCAATAACATCCCTATCCGCATCGGCATCAACAATAATAGCAGCAAGCACGAGAGAACAAACTATAAACGTGCAACCAAACCCACGTAGCTATCTAA comes from Armigeres subalbatus isolate Guangzhou_Male chromosome 2, GZ_Asu_2, whole genome shotgun sequence and encodes:
- the LOC134217360 gene encoding aminopeptidase N-like, whose translation is MDRRIIYRYGENSDYRSNFVVATPEENNIEYSRKGGCFVSICRGISIAVLIFVFIFFMSFTIFFSTKYAYEHKPNITLEDFLNHRAYLIDKRSRIPKHVIPKHYRLFIHPIFNETENPFTYSGVVWITVTSKRHNNKRIELNVKNLKIKMEDVTVMKSIRLTNLDFDEDLDWDLSEEDLLPRFRMKRQVADPNETLSSEEPFESIANETVTELPNIEYYHHPVFPPDDFVTIKILDLEFDESNEKMIIYLGTEMKKDIYYIVKVNFTGNMTNDKGLYVTHYKDGESNHKFIAATILEPNNARKLYPCMDDHNFRSPFEINIARMGHMNTASSLNLELQEPMKDMPYVVDTYNTTGMVRASEIGFIITDMTPERYELTDKVHLIAYTRNRYDLYLKEIVSIFASVMKVYEQFMRMNFPYQAIKYVTIPNADSTVREIKEGMILSSEKRLIKDVSYFPTTDDSLLRVISNELAKLWIHNLADYKNKEVYWLHESIPLYMESIALNMLDNNTLDVDDFLLEGKMRAMQEEVNSKTSPLNVLTNPWEEDIHFELVRYKGLSLLRMMNYTLGEETFNAFLREYFVQRMNNDSVDIIEILNNNNRHTDGTFNSFLHSWSNFEKYPIIDIQRNNFSGHFELRQRMIPFEEDISEQIWTIPITFINDTNQQLFFEKVRWLIDSNNLLTIETSCELITNNTWVIVNPSGIGYYRVNYELSHWIKLAHVLNANFKTLPYSTLATIVDDALNLARLGLLDYSVAFNVVSFLRKNNELYQPWKSALDSLKFIYEALEDHPNFIHVEEFLNYLIADKYEDYIINGNASNSLITSLLIDWACRLGVAACIENQKVTFREVFIDGTTSPFHLSENELFLATCTVIKYSGTNEWRLLKHKFLNIDDINLQKIIVKALGCTREISLIKKTLALLKNPIFSIYSHHILYSISQNKIALKYTLDYLYNEWIDARTYLSLSDLSILFRKISTQNDFTMYEQIFFRYSYTFHTMDKEILKRMRDMIMKLIRWKKEIGPNITYTQLVLDD